The DNA window TGTGAACTGCCACATAGCAGCGGGTTGCACACTGACCACCACCACGCAGCAGCCAACAGGCAGCTACAACATTGCCGTGAATTACTACGACATGTGGAACGGCGTTTCAAAGTACGAGCTGCTGGTGGATAACAAAACCATTGCGACCTTTGCAGCCGATGACAAGCTGCCGCCTGCACAGTTTGACCCCAACCCCGACGGCCAGACCGCAACGCGTTTCACCGCATACGATGTGGCTCTGCATCCCGGCGCAGTCATCACACTGCGCGCCGTGCCAGATGTGCGCCCCGAGCTACAGAACGTGATGCCGGCTGCCGAAGCCAACAGCCAGATCCGTGCGCGCGACTATCGTGAATTTGCGCCGGTAGACTATATCGTGATTGGCCCCGCGGGCCTCATCACACCGCAGTAAGCTGGAGCCCAAATGAAGATCACAGGCGCACGCCTCATCATCACTTCGCCGGACCGCAACTTCATCACGCTGCGCATTGATACGGATGAAGGCATCTACGGCCTTGGCGATGGCACACTGAACGGCCGCGAACTTGCCGTTGCCAGCTATCTGACGGAGCATGTGATTCCATGCCTCATTGGCCACGATCCGTTTCAGACAGAGGACATCTGGCAGTATCTTTATCGCGGTGCGTACTGGCGTCGCGGGCCAGTTACGATGTCTGCGATTGCAGCCGTCGACGTAGCCCTGTGGGACATCAAGGGCAAGGTGCTGAACACACCTGTCTACAACCTGCTGGGCGGTGCAAGCCGTAATGGTTGCATGGTGTACACGCACGCCAACGGTGCAGATATTGCCGAGGCCGTGGACTCCGTGCAGAAACATCTTGCGGAAGGCTACATCGCTGTTCGCGCGCAGGCTGGCGTTCCTGGGATTGCTTCAAGCTATGGTGTGCCAAAGAAGGGCAGGCCGTATGAACCCGCGGAGCGTGGTCTACCTTCTGAAAGCCTCTGGTCCACGGAAAAGTATCTGCGGTTTGCGCCGAGGCTTTTCGACGCAGTGCGGAATGCCGTTGGTGAAGATGTTCATCTGCTGCACGACGTGCATCATCGGCTTACGCCGATTCAAGCGGCACGTCTTGGAAAATCATTGGAACCATACGACCTGTTCTGGATGGAAGATGCCACGCCCGCAGAATTGCAGGAGGGCTTCAGGATCATCCGCCAGCACACCACCACGCCGCTGGCTGTGGGCGAAGTTTTCAACTCTGTGTGGGACGCGCATGACCTTGTGCGCAACCAATGGATCGACTATCTGCGTATGACGGTGTCACACGGAGGCGGCATCACACCCGCGAAGAAGACCGCCGATTTCTGCGATCTGTATCAGGTGAAGACCGGCTATCACGGCGCTACCGATCTATCGCCCGTCACCATGGCTGCAGCCCTGCACGTTGGTTTAGCGGTTCATAACTTCGGTATCCAGGAACACATGCCGCACACGGCGCTGACCGACGAAGTTTTCCCGCACGCCTACAAGTTTGAGAATGGCTATATGCATCCGGGCGATACGCCGGGATTGGGCGTGACCATCGACGAGGAACTTGCCGCGAAGTATCCGTACCAACGCGCCTATCTGCCCGTGGCGCGGCTGCTGGATGGAACCCTGACTGACTGGTAAATCTCTGCGCGGAACACTGCGAAGGCAGGTTATCGCGCAGGCACCAGCTTGCGGCGTTCGGTTTCTGTATAAGTGAAGCGGATGCGATGGATCACCGTGACCGTGCTGAGGAACGCCAGCACCCACAGCGCCGGAGCCATCACGCCCCATGTGTCGCACAGCGCGCCAAGAATGACCAGAACGATGCGTTCCGGCCGCTCCATGAAGCCCACCTTGCACGAGCCGATCAGGGCTTCCGCGCGGGCGCGAGTGTAACTGACCATGAGCGATGCCGTCATGACGAACGCCACCAGCACCACGTACACAAAGCGGTTGGCGCGCGCGTAATAGACCAGCAGGCCGAAGAAGATGGCCACATCGCTGTAACGGTCAATCACGGAATCAAAGAATGCGCCGAAGACGCTGACCTGGTTCGTCTGGCGTGCCACACGGCCATCGACCATGTCGAACAGACCGGCGCCAATCAGGATCAGGCCCGCATACAGGAACATGCGGTGCGCGTTTTGGCCGCGCGCGTAACCAAAGAAGAACGCGGCCACAATGTTGATGATGAGGCCGATGAAGGTCAGCGTGTTCGGCGAAATTTTCGACAGCGCCAATCCGTTGACGATCTTCTGCAGCAGCCATCCGCTGCCCTTGCCAAACGCGCTGGTCCAGGTGAATCGAGAGCTCATGCCTTCGTGCGTATCCTCTTCCAGTGTAGCCCGTTCGGGGCGGCGCGCGGGTAGTCGAAACGTGTCGCGGACGGCAGCAGCCAGCGCCTCGCGCGGATTTTCCGGGTCCGCCTCCTCTTCAAAGGGCAGGGGAAGCGTCTGGGAAGCCGCGGATTCGGACAGTGCATCCACCGCCAGCGGTATGGTCCGGCGTGTGCGCGGAGCCGTGGCGCGCAGCTTCCAGCGGTCGCTGACGGGCGGCAGCGGAGCCACATCCGGCGCCACCCAGCCCGTCCGCGCAGCCTCAGAAGCCAGCGTCTCCGGCTGCCAGAAGCCGTGCAGCGGATTGCCTTCCTCTTCGGGATAATCCGCCATCGCTTCGGCAAAGGTCTTTGCGTCCTGCGCGGCCAGCAGACGCATCCAGCCCTGCGTCACGGTCTCGTTGTAATGCGCGGCATTGCCGGTGCGCAGCGCGAAGTTCTGCAGCCCCTTGCGAATGCTGTCCAGAGCATCGTCAAACGGCAGACGCTCCAGCAGCAGCCACGCCATGCGCAGATGGTCGCCGTGGTGAAACTGGCTGGGGGCGATGTCGCGATCCTGAAAGGCACGCAGAAAATCCCCGTCCGACATCGCCGCGCAACCAAACCTGAGCATTTCTCAAGTTTACGCCGGAAGGCCTATGGCTCCGACGTAAACGTGCCCAGCGGCAGACCTGCGCTGTTGTACACATAATCCGTCACCACGGCGGCCCAGCCGTAGCGGATGTACTTCGGCTCCTTCACCGTGGACGAGGTCGCCACCACCGTTACGTGATCGCCGACCTTCTCCACGCGTGCCTCTGCTGGCACAAACTTGTGGTCGGCACCGGCAATTTCAAATCCGCCGACCGCACCCGCCTTTGGCGCAAGCCCTCCCGCATGGGTGAACCAGGCGCGCATGCCGTTGGGTTCCGTGGTGGCCTGCTCAAACAAGGGCGAGAAGCCTTCTGCCTTGGCCCCGTAGCTGATGTCGAACGCAATCGCAGCCAGTCGCGCGCCCACGGTCTGCTTATCGCCGGGATGAATGTTGGTGGGATGTCCCACGTCCAGCGTGACGGCCATGCCTGTGTTCACCAGCGACAGCGTCTTGCGCTGCGCATCCCGCACCGTGCTCCATCCGTCCGGCGTGTTGCTGCCCCAGCTGGAGAGCTGCACAAACAGGAAGGGGAAGTCGCCCTGCGCCCACTGCCGACGCCAATCCTGAATCATGCCGCCAAAGATGCGACCGTAATACGGCGCGTACGTCGCTCCCTGATCCGCTTCGCCCTGATACCAGATGGCGCCGCGGATGGCGTACTTTGTGTACGGCGCCAACATGCCGTTGTACAGCGCGGCGGGGGTCCATGAACTGTT is part of the Terriglobus sp. RCC_193 genome and encodes:
- a CDS encoding CDP-alcohol phosphatidyltransferase family protein, whose amino-acid sequence is MRLLAAQDAKTFAEAMADYPEEEGNPLHGFWQPETLASEAARTGWVAPDVAPLPPVSDRWKLRATAPRTRRTIPLAVDALSESAASQTLPLPFEEEADPENPREALAAAVRDTFRLPARRPERATLEEDTHEGMSSRFTWTSAFGKGSGWLLQKIVNGLALSKISPNTLTFIGLIINIVAAFFFGYARGQNAHRMFLYAGLILIGAGLFDMVDGRVARQTNQVSVFGAFFDSVIDRYSDVAIFFGLLVYYARANRFVYVVLVAFVMTASLMVSYTRARAEALIGSCKVGFMERPERIVLVILGALCDTWGVMAPALWVLAFLSTVTVIHRIRFTYTETERRKLVPAR
- the manD gene encoding D-mannonate dehydratase ManD; its protein translation is MKITGARLIITSPDRNFITLRIDTDEGIYGLGDGTLNGRELAVASYLTEHVIPCLIGHDPFQTEDIWQYLYRGAYWRRGPVTMSAIAAVDVALWDIKGKVLNTPVYNLLGGASRNGCMVYTHANGADIAEAVDSVQKHLAEGYIAVRAQAGVPGIASSYGVPKKGRPYEPAERGLPSESLWSTEKYLRFAPRLFDAVRNAVGEDVHLLHDVHHRLTPIQAARLGKSLEPYDLFWMEDATPAELQEGFRIIRQHTTTPLAVGEVFNSVWDAHDLVRNQWIDYLRMTVSHGGGITPAKKTADFCDLYQVKTGYHGATDLSPVTMAAALHVGLAVHNFGIQEHMPHTALTDEVFPHAYKFENGYMHPGDTPGLGVTIDEELAAKYPYQRAYLPVARLLDGTLTDW